The Vitis riparia cultivar Riparia Gloire de Montpellier isolate 1030 chromosome 10, EGFV_Vit.rip_1.0, whole genome shotgun sequence genome includes a region encoding these proteins:
- the LOC117923315 gene encoding probable LRR receptor-like serine/threonine-protein kinase At1g07650 isoform X3: MATFPDIHGKTLFFAFILTLLILMCFGSSSVEAQGGQLPRDEEEALEEIAEQVGKKDWNFSLNPCDGNSNWSTPNRKEMPLYNNTLTCNCSYPNGQCHVVQIFLKGQDLAGVLPSSLAKLPYLKIIDFTRNYLSGNIPREWASLQLEYMSLTVNRLSGPIPSFLGNISTLRYMSMESNMFSGTVPPQLGQLINLENLRISSNNFSGKIPNFIHSWKQLQKLEIQASGLKGPIPSSISVLKNLTELRISDLPGEGSNFPPLGNMKGLKKLMLRGCIISGSIPKYLAEMTELQILDLSFNKLEGIVPNLEGLTQIEFMYLTSNMLTGSIPDWIESRNNRYQTDISYNYFSKRSMPSSCRETLNLFRSFSERGKLEFDECLNSFPCLKDQYSLHINCGGGRTIIGDIVYEADEDLAGPSKFVPTRDNWGFSSTGDFWDRDRTTKNYIAQNVSMLGMNDSELYTRARLSPLSFTYYGRCLADGTYTVKLHFAEIVIRDNKSFHSLGRRIFDVYIQEKLELQDFNIVQAAQGVDKVVVREFKAVVRNKTLEIRFHWAGKGTTAAPEGGTYGPLISAISVKADFESSSHGKKKIFIAVGAVAFMIFLILGILWWKVCFGGRISQEQDLEGLDMQTGSFTLKQIKAATKNFDFANKIGEGGFGPVYKGLLSDGTIVAVKQLSSISRQGNREFLNEIAMISCLQHPNLVKLHGCCVEGDQLLLVYEYMENNSLAGALFGPENGLPNLDWPTRLKICIGIAKGLAFLHEESRIKIVHRDIKATNVLLDRDLNPKISDFGLARLDEGEKSHISTRVAGTIGYMAPEYALWGYLTYKADVYSFGIVALEIVSGKHNNNYIPSNGCLCLLDWACLLQQSRKFLELVDEKLESKVNEEEAERMIKVALLCTNASQSLRPTMSEVVSMLEARMPIPDIIPGPSTYTEDLRFKAMRDFRQDKRNQSLSEGNQSLNLTGHTELELCSTSTSGPDFHEINPDSESC; encoded by the exons ATGGCTACTTTTCCAGATATTCATGGGAAGACTCTCTTCTTCGCTTTTATTCTCACGCTGCTCATACTGATGTGCTTCGGTTCCAGCAGCGTTGAAGCCCAAGGTGGTCAGCTTCCTCGAGATGAAG AGGAGGCTCTAGAAGAAATAGCAGAACAAGTGGGGAAAAAGGATTGGAACTTCAGCCTAAACCCTTGTGATGGCAACTCCAACTGGTCCACACCTAACAGGAAGGAAATGCCATTGTATAACAATACTCTCACCTGCAATTGCTCCTATCCCAACGGTCAATGCCACGTCGTTCAGAT ATTTCTCAAAGGGCAAGATCTTGCTGGTGTGCTTCCGTCCTCTTTGGCAAAATTGCCTTACCTTAAGATAAT TGATTTCACTAGGAACTATCTTAGTGGTAACATACCGCGTGAATGGGCTTCTTTGCAATTAGAATATAT GTCACTCACTGTGAACAGGTTATCAGGACCAATACCAAGCTTCTTGGGAAACATTTCTACTCTGAGATATAT GAGTATGGAGAGCAACATGTTCTCTGGAACTGTTCCTCCTCAGCTTGGGCAACTGATCAACTTGGAAAATCT TCGGATTAGTAGCAACAATTTCAGTGGAAAAATTCCCAATTTTATTCATAGTTGGAAACAACTTCAGAAATT AGAGATCCAAGCAAGTGGTCTTAAAGGGCCCATACCTTCTAGCATTTCTGTCTTGAAGAATTTAACTGAATT AAGGATTAGTGATTTACCTGGGGAAGGCTCAAATTTTCCGCCTCTAGGAAACATGAAAGGCCTGAAAAAGCT GATGTTGAGAGGTTGTATTATCTCCGGATCAATCCCCAAATATTTAGCAGAGATGACAGAACTGCAAATTTT AGACCTTAGCTTCAACAAGCTGGAAGGAATTGTTCCAAACTTGGAAGGTTTAACACAAATAGAATTCAT GTATTTGACAAGCAACATGCTAACTGGGTCTATTCCGGATTGGATCGAGAGCAGAAATAATCGCTA CCAAACagatatttcttataattacttTTCCAAGCGCTCTATGCCATCTTCTTGTCGAGAAACCCT GAACTTGTTCCGAAGCTTTTCTGAAAGGGGAAAATT AGAATTTGATGAGTGCCTGAACAGTTTTCCATGTCTCAAAG ATCAGTATTCACTGCATATAAATTGTGGTGGAGGAAGAACCATCATTGGAGACATAGTCTATGAAGCGGATGAAGACTTAGCAGGTCCATCCAAGTTTGTCCCCACTAGAGATAATTGGGGTTTTAGTAGCACAGGAGACTTTTGGGATCGTGACAGAAccacaaaaaattatatagcaCAGAATGTATCCATGCTTGGGATGAATGACTCTGAATTGTACACAAGAGCACGACTTTCTCCTCTATCTTTCACTTACTATGGACGCTGCTTAGCAGATGGGACCTATACTGTGAAACTTCATTTTGCAGAGATAGTGATCAGAGACAATAAATCCTTTCATAGTCTTGGAAGACGTATTTTTGATGTTTACATCCAG GAAAAGCTGGAGTTGCAAGATTTTAATATTGTACAAGCAGCACAAGGGGTTGATAAGGTAGTTGTAAGAGAATTTAAAGCAGTCGTAAGGAATAAGACTTTGGAGATCCGATTTCATTGGGCTGGGAAAGGTACAACAGCTGCCCCAGAGGGAGGAACCTATGGTCCTCTCATATCAGCCATTTCTGTAAAAGCTG ATTTTGAGTCGTCTTCTCATGGAAAAAAGAAGATATTCATTGCAGTTGGGGCTGTGGCTTTCATGATATTCCTTATTTTAGGTATTCTTTGGTGGAAAGTTTGCTTTGGTGGCAGAATCTCCCAGGAACAAG ATCTCGAAGGACTAGATATGCAAACAGGTTCTTTTaccttaaaacaaataaaagctGCCaccaaaaattttgattttgcaaACAAGATTGGAGAAGGAGGTTTTGGTCCAGTTTATAAG GGTCTGTTATCCGATGGTACCATAGTTGCAGTGAAACAGCTTTCCTCTATATCAAGGCAAGGAAATCGTGAATTTTTGAATGAGATAGCCATGATTTCTTGTTTGCAACACCCAAATCTGGTGAAACTTCATGGATGTTGTGTTGAAGGAGATCAACTGTTACTGGTATATGAGTACATGGAAAACAATAGCCTAGCTGGCGCTCTGTTTG GTCCAGAAAATGGTCTGCCGAACCTGGACTGGCCAACTAGGCTTAAAATCTGTATTGGTATTGCCAAGGGATTAGCTTTTCTCCACGAAGAATCAAGGATTAAGATTGTCCACAGAGATATTAAAGCTACTAATGTGCTTCTTGATAGAGacctaaaccctaaaatatCTGACTTTGGACTGGCTAGGCTTGATGAAGGGGAGAAGAGCCATATTAGCACCAGGGTTGCTGGAACCAT AGGATATATGGCACCAGAATATGCACTGTGGGGTTATCTGACATACAAGGCAGATGTTTACAGTTTTGGGATTGTGGCTTTGGAAATTGTTAGTGGAAAACACAACAACAATTATATACCCAGCAATGGCTGCCTTTGTCTTTTAGATTGG GCCTGTCTGTTGCAGCAAAGCAGAAAGTTTCTGGAGCTGGTTGATGAGAAGTTGGAGTCTAAAGTCAATGAAGAAGAGGCAGAAAGGATGATTAAAGTGGCTCTTTtgtgcacaaatgcatcccaaTCACTTAGGCCTACCATGTCTGAAGTGGTAAGCATGCTTGAAGCCCGAATGCCTATTCCTGATATAATCCCAGGACCAAGTACCTACACCGAAGATTTGAGGTTTAAGGCAATGAGAGACTTTCGTCAAGACAAGAGAAACCAGAGTCTGAGTGAAGGTAATCAATCCCTAAATTTAACAGGTCATACAGAGctagagctttgctctacctcTACATCTGGCCCTGATTTCCATGAAATCAACCCAGATTCGGAATCCTGTTAA
- the LOC117923315 gene encoding probable LRR receptor-like serine/threonine-protein kinase At1g07650 isoform X2 yields the protein MATFPDIHGKTLFFAFILTLLILMCFGSSSVEAQGGQLPRDEEEALEEIAEQVGKKDWNFSLNPCDGNSNWSTPNRKEMPLYNNTLTCNCSYPNGQCHVVQIFLKGQDLAGVLPSSLAKLPYLKIIDFTRNYLSGNIPREWASLQLEYMSLTVNRLSGPIPSFLGNISTLRYMSMESNMFSGTVPPQLGQLINLENLILNTNNLTGELPLALANLTKLIEFRISSNNFSGKIPNFIHSWKQLQKLEIQASGLKGPIPSSISVLKNLTELRISDLPGEGSNFPPLGNMKGLKKLDLSFNKLEGIVPNLEGLTQIEFMYLTSNMLTGSIPDWIESRNNRYQTDISYNYFSKRSMPSSCRETLNLFRSFSERGKLEFDECLNSFPCLKDQYSLHINCGGGRTIIGDIVYEADEDLAGPSKFVPTRDNWGFSSTGDFWDRDRTTKNYIAQNVSMLGMNDSELYTRARLSPLSFTYYGRCLADGTYTVKLHFAEIVIRDNKSFHSLGRRIFDVYIQEKLELQDFNIVQAAQGVDKVVVREFKAVVRNKTLEIRFHWAGKGTTAAPEGGTYGPLISAISVKADFESSSHGKKKIFIAVGAVAFMIFLILGILWWKVCFGGRISQEQDLEGLDMQTGSFTLKQIKAATKNFDFANKIGEGGFGPVYKGLLSDGTIVAVKQLSSISRQGNREFLNEIAMISCLQHPNLVKLHGCCVEGDQLLLVYEYMENNSLAGALFGPENGLPNLDWPTRLKICIGIAKGLAFLHEESRIKIVHRDIKATNVLLDRDLNPKISDFGLARLDEGEKSHISTRVAGTIGYMAPEYALWGYLTYKADVYSFGIVALEIVSGKHNNNYIPSNGCLCLLDWACLLQQSRKFLELVDEKLESKVNEEEAERMIKVALLCTNASQSLRPTMSEVVSMLEARMPIPDIIPGPSTYTEDLRFKAMRDFRQDKRNQSLSEGNQSLNLTGHTELELCSTSTSGPDFHEINPDSESC from the exons ATGGCTACTTTTCCAGATATTCATGGGAAGACTCTCTTCTTCGCTTTTATTCTCACGCTGCTCATACTGATGTGCTTCGGTTCCAGCAGCGTTGAAGCCCAAGGTGGTCAGCTTCCTCGAGATGAAG AGGAGGCTCTAGAAGAAATAGCAGAACAAGTGGGGAAAAAGGATTGGAACTTCAGCCTAAACCCTTGTGATGGCAACTCCAACTGGTCCACACCTAACAGGAAGGAAATGCCATTGTATAACAATACTCTCACCTGCAATTGCTCCTATCCCAACGGTCAATGCCACGTCGTTCAGAT ATTTCTCAAAGGGCAAGATCTTGCTGGTGTGCTTCCGTCCTCTTTGGCAAAATTGCCTTACCTTAAGATAAT TGATTTCACTAGGAACTATCTTAGTGGTAACATACCGCGTGAATGGGCTTCTTTGCAATTAGAATATAT GTCACTCACTGTGAACAGGTTATCAGGACCAATACCAAGCTTCTTGGGAAACATTTCTACTCTGAGATATAT GAGTATGGAGAGCAACATGTTCTCTGGAACTGTTCCTCCTCAGCTTGGGCAACTGATCAACTTGGAAAATCT CATTCTTAACACTAACAATCTCACTGGGGAGTTGCCTCTAGCACTTGCTAATCTAACCAAATTAATAGAATT TCGGATTAGTAGCAACAATTTCAGTGGAAAAATTCCCAATTTTATTCATAGTTGGAAACAACTTCAGAAATT AGAGATCCAAGCAAGTGGTCTTAAAGGGCCCATACCTTCTAGCATTTCTGTCTTGAAGAATTTAACTGAATT AAGGATTAGTGATTTACCTGGGGAAGGCTCAAATTTTCCGCCTCTAGGAAACATGAAAGGCCTGAAAAAGCT AGACCTTAGCTTCAACAAGCTGGAAGGAATTGTTCCAAACTTGGAAGGTTTAACACAAATAGAATTCAT GTATTTGACAAGCAACATGCTAACTGGGTCTATTCCGGATTGGATCGAGAGCAGAAATAATCGCTA CCAAACagatatttcttataattacttTTCCAAGCGCTCTATGCCATCTTCTTGTCGAGAAACCCT GAACTTGTTCCGAAGCTTTTCTGAAAGGGGAAAATT AGAATTTGATGAGTGCCTGAACAGTTTTCCATGTCTCAAAG ATCAGTATTCACTGCATATAAATTGTGGTGGAGGAAGAACCATCATTGGAGACATAGTCTATGAAGCGGATGAAGACTTAGCAGGTCCATCCAAGTTTGTCCCCACTAGAGATAATTGGGGTTTTAGTAGCACAGGAGACTTTTGGGATCGTGACAGAAccacaaaaaattatatagcaCAGAATGTATCCATGCTTGGGATGAATGACTCTGAATTGTACACAAGAGCACGACTTTCTCCTCTATCTTTCACTTACTATGGACGCTGCTTAGCAGATGGGACCTATACTGTGAAACTTCATTTTGCAGAGATAGTGATCAGAGACAATAAATCCTTTCATAGTCTTGGAAGACGTATTTTTGATGTTTACATCCAG GAAAAGCTGGAGTTGCAAGATTTTAATATTGTACAAGCAGCACAAGGGGTTGATAAGGTAGTTGTAAGAGAATTTAAAGCAGTCGTAAGGAATAAGACTTTGGAGATCCGATTTCATTGGGCTGGGAAAGGTACAACAGCTGCCCCAGAGGGAGGAACCTATGGTCCTCTCATATCAGCCATTTCTGTAAAAGCTG ATTTTGAGTCGTCTTCTCATGGAAAAAAGAAGATATTCATTGCAGTTGGGGCTGTGGCTTTCATGATATTCCTTATTTTAGGTATTCTTTGGTGGAAAGTTTGCTTTGGTGGCAGAATCTCCCAGGAACAAG ATCTCGAAGGACTAGATATGCAAACAGGTTCTTTTaccttaaaacaaataaaagctGCCaccaaaaattttgattttgcaaACAAGATTGGAGAAGGAGGTTTTGGTCCAGTTTATAAG GGTCTGTTATCCGATGGTACCATAGTTGCAGTGAAACAGCTTTCCTCTATATCAAGGCAAGGAAATCGTGAATTTTTGAATGAGATAGCCATGATTTCTTGTTTGCAACACCCAAATCTGGTGAAACTTCATGGATGTTGTGTTGAAGGAGATCAACTGTTACTGGTATATGAGTACATGGAAAACAATAGCCTAGCTGGCGCTCTGTTTG GTCCAGAAAATGGTCTGCCGAACCTGGACTGGCCAACTAGGCTTAAAATCTGTATTGGTATTGCCAAGGGATTAGCTTTTCTCCACGAAGAATCAAGGATTAAGATTGTCCACAGAGATATTAAAGCTACTAATGTGCTTCTTGATAGAGacctaaaccctaaaatatCTGACTTTGGACTGGCTAGGCTTGATGAAGGGGAGAAGAGCCATATTAGCACCAGGGTTGCTGGAACCAT AGGATATATGGCACCAGAATATGCACTGTGGGGTTATCTGACATACAAGGCAGATGTTTACAGTTTTGGGATTGTGGCTTTGGAAATTGTTAGTGGAAAACACAACAACAATTATATACCCAGCAATGGCTGCCTTTGTCTTTTAGATTGG GCCTGTCTGTTGCAGCAAAGCAGAAAGTTTCTGGAGCTGGTTGATGAGAAGTTGGAGTCTAAAGTCAATGAAGAAGAGGCAGAAAGGATGATTAAAGTGGCTCTTTtgtgcacaaatgcatcccaaTCACTTAGGCCTACCATGTCTGAAGTGGTAAGCATGCTTGAAGCCCGAATGCCTATTCCTGATATAATCCCAGGACCAAGTACCTACACCGAAGATTTGAGGTTTAAGGCAATGAGAGACTTTCGTCAAGACAAGAGAAACCAGAGTCTGAGTGAAGGTAATCAATCCCTAAATTTAACAGGTCATACAGAGctagagctttgctctacctcTACATCTGGCCCTGATTTCCATGAAATCAACCCAGATTCGGAATCCTGTTAA
- the LOC117923315 gene encoding probable LRR receptor-like serine/threonine-protein kinase At1g07650 isoform X1: protein MATFPDIHGKTLFFAFILTLLILMCFGSSSVEAQGGQLPRDEEEALEEIAEQVGKKDWNFSLNPCDGNSNWSTPNRKEMPLYNNTLTCNCSYPNGQCHVVQIFLKGQDLAGVLPSSLAKLPYLKIIDFTRNYLSGNIPREWASLQLEYMSLTVNRLSGPIPSFLGNISTLRYMSMESNMFSGTVPPQLGQLINLENLILNTNNLTGELPLALANLTKLIEFRISSNNFSGKIPNFIHSWKQLQKLEIQASGLKGPIPSSISVLKNLTELRISDLPGEGSNFPPLGNMKGLKKLMLRGCIISGSIPKYLAEMTELQILDLSFNKLEGIVPNLEGLTQIEFMYLTSNMLTGSIPDWIESRNNRYQTDISYNYFSKRSMPSSCRETLNLFRSFSERGKLEFDECLNSFPCLKDQYSLHINCGGGRTIIGDIVYEADEDLAGPSKFVPTRDNWGFSSTGDFWDRDRTTKNYIAQNVSMLGMNDSELYTRARLSPLSFTYYGRCLADGTYTVKLHFAEIVIRDNKSFHSLGRRIFDVYIQEKLELQDFNIVQAAQGVDKVVVREFKAVVRNKTLEIRFHWAGKGTTAAPEGGTYGPLISAISVKADFESSSHGKKKIFIAVGAVAFMIFLILGILWWKVCFGGRISQEQDLEGLDMQTGSFTLKQIKAATKNFDFANKIGEGGFGPVYKGLLSDGTIVAVKQLSSISRQGNREFLNEIAMISCLQHPNLVKLHGCCVEGDQLLLVYEYMENNSLAGALFGPENGLPNLDWPTRLKICIGIAKGLAFLHEESRIKIVHRDIKATNVLLDRDLNPKISDFGLARLDEGEKSHISTRVAGTIGYMAPEYALWGYLTYKADVYSFGIVALEIVSGKHNNNYIPSNGCLCLLDWACLLQQSRKFLELVDEKLESKVNEEEAERMIKVALLCTNASQSLRPTMSEVVSMLEARMPIPDIIPGPSTYTEDLRFKAMRDFRQDKRNQSLSEGNQSLNLTGHTELELCSTSTSGPDFHEINPDSESC, encoded by the exons ATGGCTACTTTTCCAGATATTCATGGGAAGACTCTCTTCTTCGCTTTTATTCTCACGCTGCTCATACTGATGTGCTTCGGTTCCAGCAGCGTTGAAGCCCAAGGTGGTCAGCTTCCTCGAGATGAAG AGGAGGCTCTAGAAGAAATAGCAGAACAAGTGGGGAAAAAGGATTGGAACTTCAGCCTAAACCCTTGTGATGGCAACTCCAACTGGTCCACACCTAACAGGAAGGAAATGCCATTGTATAACAATACTCTCACCTGCAATTGCTCCTATCCCAACGGTCAATGCCACGTCGTTCAGAT ATTTCTCAAAGGGCAAGATCTTGCTGGTGTGCTTCCGTCCTCTTTGGCAAAATTGCCTTACCTTAAGATAAT TGATTTCACTAGGAACTATCTTAGTGGTAACATACCGCGTGAATGGGCTTCTTTGCAATTAGAATATAT GTCACTCACTGTGAACAGGTTATCAGGACCAATACCAAGCTTCTTGGGAAACATTTCTACTCTGAGATATAT GAGTATGGAGAGCAACATGTTCTCTGGAACTGTTCCTCCTCAGCTTGGGCAACTGATCAACTTGGAAAATCT CATTCTTAACACTAACAATCTCACTGGGGAGTTGCCTCTAGCACTTGCTAATCTAACCAAATTAATAGAATT TCGGATTAGTAGCAACAATTTCAGTGGAAAAATTCCCAATTTTATTCATAGTTGGAAACAACTTCAGAAATT AGAGATCCAAGCAAGTGGTCTTAAAGGGCCCATACCTTCTAGCATTTCTGTCTTGAAGAATTTAACTGAATT AAGGATTAGTGATTTACCTGGGGAAGGCTCAAATTTTCCGCCTCTAGGAAACATGAAAGGCCTGAAAAAGCT GATGTTGAGAGGTTGTATTATCTCCGGATCAATCCCCAAATATTTAGCAGAGATGACAGAACTGCAAATTTT AGACCTTAGCTTCAACAAGCTGGAAGGAATTGTTCCAAACTTGGAAGGTTTAACACAAATAGAATTCAT GTATTTGACAAGCAACATGCTAACTGGGTCTATTCCGGATTGGATCGAGAGCAGAAATAATCGCTA CCAAACagatatttcttataattacttTTCCAAGCGCTCTATGCCATCTTCTTGTCGAGAAACCCT GAACTTGTTCCGAAGCTTTTCTGAAAGGGGAAAATT AGAATTTGATGAGTGCCTGAACAGTTTTCCATGTCTCAAAG ATCAGTATTCACTGCATATAAATTGTGGTGGAGGAAGAACCATCATTGGAGACATAGTCTATGAAGCGGATGAAGACTTAGCAGGTCCATCCAAGTTTGTCCCCACTAGAGATAATTGGGGTTTTAGTAGCACAGGAGACTTTTGGGATCGTGACAGAAccacaaaaaattatatagcaCAGAATGTATCCATGCTTGGGATGAATGACTCTGAATTGTACACAAGAGCACGACTTTCTCCTCTATCTTTCACTTACTATGGACGCTGCTTAGCAGATGGGACCTATACTGTGAAACTTCATTTTGCAGAGATAGTGATCAGAGACAATAAATCCTTTCATAGTCTTGGAAGACGTATTTTTGATGTTTACATCCAG GAAAAGCTGGAGTTGCAAGATTTTAATATTGTACAAGCAGCACAAGGGGTTGATAAGGTAGTTGTAAGAGAATTTAAAGCAGTCGTAAGGAATAAGACTTTGGAGATCCGATTTCATTGGGCTGGGAAAGGTACAACAGCTGCCCCAGAGGGAGGAACCTATGGTCCTCTCATATCAGCCATTTCTGTAAAAGCTG ATTTTGAGTCGTCTTCTCATGGAAAAAAGAAGATATTCATTGCAGTTGGGGCTGTGGCTTTCATGATATTCCTTATTTTAGGTATTCTTTGGTGGAAAGTTTGCTTTGGTGGCAGAATCTCCCAGGAACAAG ATCTCGAAGGACTAGATATGCAAACAGGTTCTTTTaccttaaaacaaataaaagctGCCaccaaaaattttgattttgcaaACAAGATTGGAGAAGGAGGTTTTGGTCCAGTTTATAAG GGTCTGTTATCCGATGGTACCATAGTTGCAGTGAAACAGCTTTCCTCTATATCAAGGCAAGGAAATCGTGAATTTTTGAATGAGATAGCCATGATTTCTTGTTTGCAACACCCAAATCTGGTGAAACTTCATGGATGTTGTGTTGAAGGAGATCAACTGTTACTGGTATATGAGTACATGGAAAACAATAGCCTAGCTGGCGCTCTGTTTG GTCCAGAAAATGGTCTGCCGAACCTGGACTGGCCAACTAGGCTTAAAATCTGTATTGGTATTGCCAAGGGATTAGCTTTTCTCCACGAAGAATCAAGGATTAAGATTGTCCACAGAGATATTAAAGCTACTAATGTGCTTCTTGATAGAGacctaaaccctaaaatatCTGACTTTGGACTGGCTAGGCTTGATGAAGGGGAGAAGAGCCATATTAGCACCAGGGTTGCTGGAACCAT AGGATATATGGCACCAGAATATGCACTGTGGGGTTATCTGACATACAAGGCAGATGTTTACAGTTTTGGGATTGTGGCTTTGGAAATTGTTAGTGGAAAACACAACAACAATTATATACCCAGCAATGGCTGCCTTTGTCTTTTAGATTGG GCCTGTCTGTTGCAGCAAAGCAGAAAGTTTCTGGAGCTGGTTGATGAGAAGTTGGAGTCTAAAGTCAATGAAGAAGAGGCAGAAAGGATGATTAAAGTGGCTCTTTtgtgcacaaatgcatcccaaTCACTTAGGCCTACCATGTCTGAAGTGGTAAGCATGCTTGAAGCCCGAATGCCTATTCCTGATATAATCCCAGGACCAAGTACCTACACCGAAGATTTGAGGTTTAAGGCAATGAGAGACTTTCGTCAAGACAAGAGAAACCAGAGTCTGAGTGAAGGTAATCAATCCCTAAATTTAACAGGTCATACAGAGctagagctttgctctacctcTACATCTGGCCCTGATTTCCATGAAATCAACCCAGATTCGGAATCCTGTTAA